From Pseudomonas sp. B21-028, one genomic window encodes:
- the tesB gene encoding acyl-CoA thioesterase II, with amino-acid sequence MSHVLEDLVDLLTLEPIEENLFRGRSQDLGFRQLFGGQVLGQSLSAASQTVEEARHVHSMHGYFLRPGDAALPVVYQVDRVRDGGSFSTRRVTAIQKGHPIFTCSASFQYDEQGFEHQSTMPQVVGPENLPSELELTQQRAHLLPEHMREKLLCPKPIEVRPVTEKDPYNPQPADPVKYVWFRADGALADSPALHKYLLAYASDFGLLTTSMLPHGKSVWQKDMQVASLDHALWFHADLRADDWLLYAMDSPWAGNSRGFSRGSVFNRAGQLVASVTQEGLIRHRKDWA; translated from the coding sequence ATGAGCCACGTGTTGGAAGATCTGGTCGACCTGTTGACCCTGGAACCGATCGAAGAAAACCTGTTCCGCGGTCGCAGCCAGGACCTGGGGTTCCGCCAGTTGTTCGGCGGCCAGGTGCTGGGCCAGTCGTTGTCGGCGGCCAGCCAGACGGTGGAAGAGGCGCGCCATGTGCATTCCATGCACGGCTATTTCCTGCGTCCGGGCGACGCGGCGTTGCCGGTGGTGTACCAGGTGGACCGGGTACGCGACGGCGGCAGCTTCAGCACCCGCCGGGTGACGGCGATCCAGAAAGGCCATCCGATCTTCACCTGCAGTGCGTCGTTCCAGTACGACGAGCAGGGTTTCGAGCACCAGAGCACCATGCCCCAGGTCGTCGGCCCGGAAAACCTGCCCTCCGAACTGGAACTGACCCAGCAGCGGGCGCACCTGTTGCCCGAGCACATGCGGGAAAAACTGCTGTGCCCCAAGCCGATCGAAGTACGCCCGGTTACGGAAAAAGACCCCTACAACCCGCAGCCGGCCGATCCAGTCAAATACGTGTGGTTCCGCGCCGATGGCGCCCTGGCGGATTCGCCGGCGTTGCACAAATACCTGCTGGCCTACGCTTCGGACTTCGGCCTGCTGACCACGTCGATGCTGCCCCATGGCAAGTCGGTGTGGCAGAAGGACATGCAGGTCGCCAGTCTCGACCACGCCTTGTGGTTCCATGCCGACCTGCGTGCCGATGACTGGTTGCTCTACGCCATGGACAGCCCTTGGGCCGGCAACTCCCGTGGGTTTTCCCGTGGCAGCGTGTTCAACCGAGCCGGGCAACTGGTGGCGTCGGTGACCCAGGAAGGCCTGATCCGGCATCGCAAGGACTGGGCATGA
- a CDS encoding GNAT family N-acetyltransferase yields the protein MEPILELESARLLMRQWHDEDLPAFAAMSADPQVMRYFPAPLSRLESAALIGRVRGHFAEHGFGLWALERKDTGAFIGFTGLGVVGFDAHFTPAVEIGWRLAREHWGLGYASEAAWTALRCGFDRLGLDEVVAFTSTDNLPSQKVMQAIGMHHDPADDFEHPRLAVDHPLRHHVLYRINREQWLQTLHG from the coding sequence ATGGAGCCGATACTGGAACTGGAAAGTGCGCGGTTGCTCATGCGGCAGTGGCACGATGAAGATTTGCCGGCGTTCGCGGCCATGTCTGCCGATCCTCAGGTGATGCGTTATTTCCCGGCGCCCCTGAGCCGCCTTGAAAGTGCCGCGCTGATCGGACGCGTGCGCGGACATTTTGCCGAACATGGCTTTGGCTTGTGGGCGCTGGAGCGCAAGGACACCGGCGCCTTCATCGGTTTTACCGGGCTGGGTGTGGTGGGGTTCGACGCGCACTTCACGCCGGCAGTCGAGATCGGCTGGCGCCTGGCCCGGGAGCACTGGGGCCTGGGTTACGCCAGCGAGGCCGCCTGGACGGCGCTGCGCTGTGGGTTTGACCGCCTGGGGCTGGACGAAGTGGTGGCATTTACCTCGACCGATAACCTGCCGTCGCAAAAGGTCATGCAGGCGATCGGCATGCACCATGACCCGGCTGACGATTTCGAACATCCAAGACTCGCGGTCGATCATCCATTGCGTCACCATGTGCTCTATCGCATCAACCGCGAGCAGTGGCTGCAGACCCTGCACGGTTAA
- a CDS encoding histone deacetylase → MPLPLIYHEDYSPEFPAEHRFPMDKFRLLRDHLVDSGLTRDADLLRPSLCPPEILALAHDRVYIERYMSGELSREDQRRLGLPWSDALARRTVRAVGGSLLAAEQALEHGLACHLAGGTHHAHYDHPAGFCIFNDLAVISRYFLASGRVSRVLIFDCDVHQGDGTARILHDTPDAVTVSLHCEKNFPARKAQSDWDIPLPMGMEDSAYLKVVDDALNYLLPLYQPDLVLYDAGVDVHKDDALGYLKLTDEGLAARDESVMRHCLGRDIPVVGVIGGGYSKDRRALARRHGILHHSAQKVWTSSGCH, encoded by the coding sequence ATGCCGCTGCCGCTTATCTACCATGAAGACTACAGTCCCGAATTCCCGGCGGAACACCGTTTCCCCATGGACAAATTCCGCCTGCTGCGCGACCACCTGGTGGACAGCGGGCTGACTCGCGACGCGGATCTGCTGCGTCCGTCGCTGTGCCCGCCCGAGATCCTCGCCCTGGCCCATGATCGCGTCTATATCGAACGCTACATGAGTGGCGAGTTGTCCCGCGAAGACCAACGGCGGCTCGGCCTGCCCTGGAGCGACGCCCTGGCCCGGCGAACGGTACGCGCCGTGGGCGGTTCGCTGCTGGCGGCCGAGCAGGCTCTCGAACACGGGCTGGCCTGTCATCTGGCCGGAGGCACCCACCATGCCCACTACGACCACCCTGCCGGTTTTTGCATTTTCAATGACCTGGCGGTGATCAGCCGCTATTTCCTCGCCAGTGGCCGCGTCTCGCGGGTGTTGATTTTCGACTGTGACGTGCATCAGGGCGATGGCACCGCCCGAATACTCCATGACACCCCGGACGCAGTGACAGTTTCCTTGCACTGCGAAAAGAATTTTCCCGCACGCAAGGCCCAGAGCGACTGGGACATTCCGTTACCGATGGGCATGGAAGACTCGGCGTACCTGAAGGTGGTAGACGATGCCCTCAACTACCTGCTGCCGCTCTACCAGCCCGACCTGGTGCTGTACGACGCCGGCGTCGATGTGCACAAGGATGACGCCCTCGGTTACCTGAAGCTGACAGACGAAGGGCTCGCCGCCCGGGACGAGAGCGTCATGCGTCATTGCCTCGGGCGCGACATCCCGGTGGTCGGGGTGATCGGCGGCGGCTACAGCAAGGACCGCAGGGCTCTGGCCCGGCGCCATGGGATCCTGCATCACAGCGCACAAAAGGTCTGGACGTCATCAGGGTGTCATTGA
- a CDS encoding TIGR03862 family flavoprotein gives MTSTAPSTTPTIAIIGGGPAGLMAAEVLSQAGIHVDLYDGMPSVGRKFLLAGVGGMNITHSEAFPAFLSRYAERAANIAPLLRAFGADELCTWIHGLGIDTFVGSSGRVFPTDMKAAPLLRAWLKRLRDAGVAIHTRHRWLGWNPDNSLRIAGPEGEKTLQPDATLLALGGGSWSRLGSDGAWMLALEQRSVALAPLQPSNCGFDVQAWSDLMVSKFAGAPLKNIAIGLNDDVPRLGECVITATGLEGSLIYALSAPIREAINRHGSATIHLDLLPGRPVDKVLQALSKPRGSRSMAKHLHSQLGIDGVKAGLLRELTPADGFADPARLAQAIKALPITLVRTRPLDEAISSAGGVTFDAVDENLMLKRIPGVFCAGEMLDWEAPTGGYLLTACFASGRAAGLGMLEWLQRKR, from the coding sequence ATGACCTCGACCGCCCCATCCACCACCCCAACCATCGCCATCATCGGCGGCGGCCCTGCCGGACTGATGGCGGCCGAGGTGTTGAGCCAGGCCGGCATCCACGTCGACCTGTACGACGGTATGCCCTCGGTGGGCAGGAAGTTTCTGCTGGCCGGCGTCGGCGGTATGAACATCACCCATTCGGAAGCCTTCCCGGCATTTTTGTCCCGCTACGCTGAACGCGCCGCGAATATCGCCCCATTGCTGCGGGCATTCGGCGCAGATGAGCTGTGCACCTGGATTCACGGGCTGGGCATCGACACCTTTGTCGGCAGTTCCGGGCGGGTGTTTCCCACCGACATGAAAGCCGCCCCGCTGCTGCGTGCCTGGCTCAAGCGCCTGCGCGACGCCGGCGTGGCGATCCACACCCGCCATCGCTGGCTCGGCTGGAACCCCGACAACAGCCTGCGAATAGCCGGCCCGGAAGGTGAAAAGACGCTCCAGCCCGACGCCACGCTGCTGGCGCTGGGCGGAGGCAGCTGGTCACGCCTGGGCTCCGACGGTGCCTGGATGCTGGCGCTGGAGCAGCGCAGCGTCGCCCTTGCGCCATTGCAACCCAGCAACTGCGGCTTCGACGTGCAGGCCTGGAGCGACCTGATGGTCAGCAAATTCGCCGGCGCCCCACTGAAAAACATCGCCATCGGCCTGAACGACGACGTCCCCCGCCTCGGTGAGTGCGTGATCACCGCCACCGGTCTCGAAGGCAGCCTGATCTATGCCCTGTCGGCACCGATTCGCGAGGCCATCAATCGCCATGGCAGCGCGACGATCCATCTGGACCTGCTGCCGGGCCGGCCTGTGGATAAAGTGCTCCAGGCCTTGAGCAAACCGCGCGGTTCACGCTCGATGGCCAAGCACCTGCACAGTCAGTTGGGGATCGATGGGGTCAAGGCTGGGTTGCTACGCGAACTCACACCGGCCGATGGCTTCGCCGACCCGGCACGCCTGGCCCAGGCCATCAAGGCGCTGCCCATCACCCTGGTCAGAACCCGTCCCTTGGACGAAGCCATCAGCAGCGCCGGTGGCGTGACATTCGACGCCGTGGATGAAAACCTGATGCTCAAGCGGATACCTGGCGTGTTCTGCGCGGGGGAAATGCTCGACTGGGAGGCGCCGACTGGGGGTTATCTGCTGACGGCGTGCTTTGCCAGCGGGCGGGCGGCGGGGTTGGGGATGCTGGAGTGGTTGCAGCGCAAGCGTTGA
- a CDS encoding DEAD/DEAH box helicase: MTFATLGLIEPLLRALETLGYQTPTPVQAQAMPAVLAGRDLMAAAQTGTGKTAGFAVPLLQLLTTEGPKVAANSVRALILVPTRELAEQVHESVRQYAQNLPLSTYAVYGGVSINPQMMKLRKGVDLLVATPGRLLDLFRQNALKFNQLQTLVLDEADRMLDLGFSEELANIYKALPKKRQTLLFSATFSDAIRLLAGQMLNDPLSIEVSPRNVAANTVKQWVVTVDKKRKPELFVHLLRKNKWKQVLVFAKTRNGVDALVEKLQGLGVNADGIHGDKPQATRQRALDRFKLGEIQILVATDVAARGLDIEDLPLVVNFDLPIVAEDYIHRIGRTGRAGATGQAISLVCADEVNLLSAIEMLTRQTLTRQMEQDFEPEHRVPDTDASGQVIKKPKKPKKPKTSGGGGKRNLGKWVDSGDSAPVEPSVKPVRKVPVFNTGPRKRKP, translated from the coding sequence ATGACTTTCGCCACCCTTGGCCTGATCGAACCTTTGTTGCGCGCCCTCGAGACGCTCGGCTACCAGACCCCGACCCCGGTGCAGGCCCAGGCCATGCCGGCGGTGCTGGCCGGTCGCGACCTGATGGCCGCGGCCCAGACCGGTACCGGCAAGACCGCCGGTTTCGCCGTGCCGCTGTTGCAGTTGCTGACCACCGAAGGGCCGAAAGTGGCCGCCAACTCGGTGCGGGCGCTGATCCTGGTGCCGACCCGCGAATTGGCCGAGCAGGTCCATGAAAGCGTGCGCCAGTACGCGCAGAACCTGCCGTTGAGCACCTACGCCGTGTACGGTGGCGTCAGCATCAACCCGCAGATGATGAAGCTGCGCAAGGGCGTCGACCTGCTGGTCGCCACGCCGGGACGCCTGCTCGATCTGTTCCGGCAGAACGCGCTGAAGTTCAACCAGTTGCAGACCCTGGTGCTGGACGAAGCCGACCGCATGCTTGACCTGGGCTTCTCCGAAGAACTGGCGAATATCTACAAGGCGTTGCCGAAGAAGCGTCAGACATTGCTGTTCTCGGCGACCTTTTCCGACGCGATCCGTTTGCTGGCCGGGCAAATGCTCAACGATCCGCTGAGCATCGAAGTGAGCCCGCGCAACGTCGCCGCCAACACCGTCAAGCAATGGGTGGTGACGGTGGACAAGAAGCGCAAGCCGGAATTGTTCGTGCACCTGCTGCGCAAGAACAAGTGGAAACAGGTGCTGGTGTTCGCCAAGACCCGTAACGGCGTCGATGCGTTGGTGGAAAAGCTCCAGGGTCTGGGCGTCAACGCCGATGGCATCCACGGCGACAAACCGCAGGCCACCCGTCAGCGCGCGCTGGACCGTTTCAAGCTCGGTGAAATCCAGATCCTGGTGGCCACCGACGTCGCCGCCCGTGGGCTGGATATCGAAGACTTGCCGCTGGTGGTGAATTTCGATTTGCCGATCGTCGCCGAAGACTACATCCATCGCATCGGCCGTACTGGCCGAGCGGGCGCCACGGGGCAAGCGATTTCCCTGGTGTGCGCCGATGAAGTGAACCTGCTGTCAGCCATTGAGATGTTGACCCGCCAGACCCTGACTCGCCAGATGGAGCAGGACTTCGAGCCTGAACACCGGGTGCCGGATACCGACGCCAGTGGCCAGGTGATCAAGAAACCGAAAAAGCCGAAGAAGCCAAAGACGTCGGGCGGTGGCGGCAAGCGCAACCTCGGCAAGTGGGTGGACAGCGGGGACTCGGCGCCGGTGGAACCTTCGGTCAAGCCGGTGCGCAAAGTGCCGGTGTTCAATACCGGGCCGCGTAAACGCAAGCCTTGA
- the yedA gene encoding drug/metabolite exporter YedA, translated as MPGPRRFPLPLIAAFFALYVIWGSTYLVIRIGVEHWPPLLLAGIRFVLAGSLMYGFLRWRGAPAPTWAQWKAGAIIGVLLLSFGNGAVSVAEHTGVASGVAALAVATVPLFTLLCGYFWGARNTRLEWAGIVLGLIGIAMLNLGSNLQSSPLGATLLVFAAASWAFGSVLSKHLPLPAGAMASAVEMLVGGVVLLIGSFASGEHLERIPPFEGWFALAYLTFFGSIIAFNAYMYLLKHVRPAAATSYAYVNPAVAVLLGIVFAGESIGVEESLAMLVIISAVVLIGLPQWRKPKPAPVES; from the coding sequence ATGCCGGGCCCACGCCGTTTTCCACTGCCGCTGATCGCTGCCTTCTTCGCCCTGTATGTCATCTGGGGATCGACCTACCTGGTGATTCGCATCGGTGTGGAGCATTGGCCGCCGCTGTTGCTGGCCGGGATTCGTTTCGTGCTGGCCGGCTCGCTCATGTATGGCTTCCTGCGCTGGCGCGGGGCACCGGCACCGACCTGGGCGCAGTGGAAGGCCGGGGCGATCATCGGCGTGCTGCTGCTCAGTTTCGGCAACGGCGCGGTCAGTGTCGCCGAGCACACCGGCGTGGCGTCCGGGGTGGCGGCGTTGGCCGTGGCGACGGTGCCTTTGTTCACCCTGCTTTGCGGGTATTTCTGGGGCGCGCGTAACACGCGCCTGGAATGGGCGGGCATCGTGCTGGGGCTGATCGGCATCGCCATGCTCAACCTCGGTTCCAACCTGCAATCCAGTCCCCTGGGGGCAACCTTGCTGGTGTTCGCGGCGGCGTCGTGGGCCTTCGGCTCGGTGCTGAGCAAACATCTGCCCTTGCCGGCGGGGGCGATGGCCAGTGCCGTGGAAATGCTGGTGGGCGGCGTGGTGCTGTTGATCGGCAGTTTCGCCAGTGGCGAACACCTGGAGCGCATCCCGCCGTTCGAAGGCTGGTTCGCGCTGGCCTACCTGACCTTCTTCGGTTCGATCATTGCCTTCAACGCCTACATGTACCTGCTCAAGCATGTACGGCCGGCGGCGGCCACCAGTTATGCCTACGTCAACCCGGCAGTGGCGGTGCTGCTGGGAATCGTGTTTGCCGGCGAAAGCATCGGCGTCGAGGAGTCCCTGGCGATGCTGGTGATCATCAGTGCCGTGGTGTTGATCGGGCTGCCCCAGTGGCGCAAGCCCAAGCCTGCGCCGGTTGAATCCTGA
- a CDS encoding Lrp/AsnC family transcriptional regulator yields the protein MDKYDRMLLSALLENGRASYAELARKVNLSAPAVAERVGKLEASGIITGYQAKVDMAKIGLPVQCVIELRMNQHGNQKAYDDLCKIPQLTECHRVTGDPCVIMQAAVGSMPELEDLINRIAKFGFSKTSIVLSSAIEKRVPLGQLEGNGK from the coding sequence GTGGATAAATACGACCGCATGCTGCTCAGCGCCCTGTTGGAAAATGGTCGTGCGTCCTATGCCGAACTGGCCCGCAAAGTGAACCTCTCGGCCCCTGCCGTGGCCGAGCGCGTCGGCAAGCTGGAAGCCAGCGGGATCATTACCGGCTACCAGGCCAAGGTCGACATGGCCAAGATCGGCCTGCCGGTGCAGTGCGTGATCGAATTGCGGATGAACCAGCACGGCAACCAGAAGGCCTACGATGACTTGTGCAAGATTCCCCAATTGACCGAATGCCACCGGGTGACCGGCGACCCCTGCGTGATCATGCAAGCGGCGGTCGGCTCGATGCCGGAGCTGGAAGACCTGATCAACCGGATCGCCAAGTTCGGCTTCAGCAAGACCTCGATCGTGCTGTCCAGTGCCATTGAAAAGCGAGTGCCGCTGGGGCAATTGGAAGGCAACGGGAAGTAG
- a CDS encoding PolC-type DNA polymerase III — protein MERIAVIDFETTGITPSSSCRATEIAVVMLEQGRIVDRYQSLMNAGVRVPAFIEQLTGISNAMLRSAPSAERVMNEVNEFVGITPLLAHNAAFDQKFWDFELGRIKRTRLQNFACSLLLARRLMPAAPNHKLGTLNAFAGLPHTGQAHRAMADAEMAANLTAHLASQLRQKHGLRELSHDLLCSLQKVPAAKINEHLKRHRGF, from the coding sequence TTGGAACGCATCGCAGTCATCGACTTTGAAACCACCGGGATCACCCCGAGCAGCAGTTGCCGAGCCACGGAAATCGCCGTGGTGATGCTCGAGCAAGGCCGGATCGTCGACCGCTACCAGAGCCTGATGAATGCCGGCGTGCGGGTGCCGGCCTTCATCGAGCAGCTGACCGGCATCAGCAATGCCATGCTGCGTAGCGCACCGTCGGCCGAGCGGGTGATGAACGAGGTCAATGAGTTCGTCGGCATCACGCCGCTGCTGGCTCATAACGCTGCGTTCGACCAGAAGTTCTGGGACTTCGAACTGGGACGGATCAAGCGCACCCGCCTGCAGAATTTTGCCTGTTCGCTGCTGCTCGCCCGACGCTTGATGCCGGCCGCGCCGAACCACAAGCTCGGCACCCTCAACGCCTTCGCCGGCCTGCCCCATACCGGCCAGGCCCACCGGGCCATGGCCGACGCCGAAATGGCCGCCAACCTCACCGCGCACCTGGCGTCGCAATTGCGGCAGAAGCATGGGCTGCGGGAGTTGTCCCATGATCTGTTGTGCAGTTTGCAGAAAGTCCCGGCGGCGAAGATCAATGAGCATCTCAAGCGTCATCGCGGGTTCTAG
- a CDS encoding NYN domain-containing protein, which translates to MKKIAVFADVQNLYYTVRQAYGCHFNYAALWADVSKQGQIVEAYAYAIDRGDSKQQQFQQILRNLGFTVKLKPYIQRSDGSAKGDWDVGITLDIMDAADHVDEVVLASGDGDFDMLLERIISKHGVQAVAYGVPGLTANSLIRAASRYVPIEGALLLKN; encoded by the coding sequence GTGAAGAAAATCGCAGTGTTCGCCGATGTCCAGAACCTCTACTACACCGTGCGCCAGGCCTATGGTTGTCACTTCAACTACGCCGCTCTATGGGCCGATGTCAGCAAACAGGGGCAGATCGTCGAGGCCTATGCCTATGCGATCGATCGCGGTGACAGCAAGCAACAGCAATTCCAGCAGATCCTGCGCAACCTGGGTTTCACCGTGAAGCTCAAGCCCTACATCCAGCGCAGCGACGGCTCGGCCAAGGGCGATTGGGACGTGGGCATCACGCTCGACATCATGGACGCCGCCGACCATGTCGACGAGGTGGTACTGGCCTCGGGTGACGGCGACTTCGACATGCTGCTCGAGCGCATCATCAGCAAGCACGGTGTGCAGGCGGTGGCGTACGGCGTGCCGGGGTTGACGGCCAACTCGTTGATCCGCGCCGCCAGTCGCTACGTGCCCATCGAAGGCGCGCTGCTGCTCAAGAATTGA
- a CDS encoding DUF2076 domain-containing protein: protein MNSEEQTLIDGLFSRLQQAEKDSAPRDAQAEARIKEHLASQPAAGYFMAQAILVQEAAIKRLDEQNRQLAEQVQQLQADLQSARSQASAPSGGGGFLSSIFGGGSRDSRPAPTPSAPATGGGGWREPARPAFNNAPAQQGFGAPPAGYGAAQQQAPAASSFLGGALKTAAGVAGGVMLAQGISSLFHSGQQPQEIVEIIKEEPAQPVNDVGNSGDNGWGDDQRMADNDGYGNDQGGFSDADYSDDSSFFGDDDSFV, encoded by the coding sequence ATGAACAGCGAAGAACAAACCCTGATCGATGGACTGTTTTCACGGCTGCAACAGGCCGAAAAGGATTCAGCCCCGCGCGACGCCCAGGCCGAGGCGCGGATCAAGGAGCACCTGGCCAGCCAGCCCGCGGCCGGCTATTTCATGGCCCAGGCGATTCTGGTGCAAGAGGCGGCAATCAAGCGCCTCGATGAGCAGAACAGGCAACTGGCCGAGCAAGTCCAGCAACTGCAGGCAGACCTGCAGAGCGCCCGCAGCCAGGCTTCGGCACCCAGCGGCGGTGGTGGTTTCCTCTCAAGTATTTTTGGTGGCGGCAGTCGCGATTCGCGGCCGGCTCCCACTCCAAGCGCTCCGGCAACCGGCGGTGGCGGCTGGCGCGAACCGGCGCGGCCAGCCTTCAACAATGCCCCGGCTCAGCAGGGCTTCGGTGCGCCGCCAGCAGGCTATGGCGCTGCGCAGCAACAAGCCCCGGCGGCGAGCAGCTTCCTGGGTGGCGCCCTGAAAACGGCGGCCGGCGTGGCTGGTGGCGTGATGCTGGCACAAGGTATCAGCAGTCTGTTCCACAGCGGTCAGCAGCCCCAGGAGATCGTCGAGATCATCAAGGAAGAGCCGGCCCAACCGGTCAATGACGTTGGTAACAGCGGCGACAACGGTTGGGGCGACGACCAGCGCATGGCCGATAACGATGGCTACGGCAACGACCAGGGCGGTTTCAGCGACGCGGATTACAGCGACGACTCCTCCTTCTTTGGCGACGACGACTCCTTCGTCTGA
- a CDS encoding YciC family protein, whose protein sequence is MNPFDVLRDSLYFFKRHLGRIAQLCLPLVILEAVLQQAVDSALGPDGFPGYSVIVGLLVYPVYTAALILFLDARSRGESPHIRDLLAAALTLWPRFALLTALNTLLILLGISLYILPGLWLMVTLAFSEYLLVLRGLAPLAAMKESLRMSRGQFWRILLCIMGVMAPLWLLKGASVSVYPPPQNPWLGLLIDSVHSFLQLFTSVVLFRIFMLVGEKPEP, encoded by the coding sequence ATGAATCCGTTTGACGTGCTGCGCGACTCTTTGTATTTCTTCAAGCGCCATCTGGGCCGGATCGCCCAGCTGTGCCTGCCGCTGGTGATACTTGAGGCGGTGCTGCAACAAGCCGTCGACAGCGCTCTCGGCCCGGATGGTTTTCCGGGCTACAGCGTGATCGTCGGGCTGCTGGTGTATCCGGTGTACACCGCTGCGCTGATCCTGTTTCTCGACGCCCGCAGCCGAGGCGAATCGCCGCACATTCGTGATCTTCTCGCCGCGGCCCTGACCCTCTGGCCGCGCTTCGCGTTGCTGACCGCCCTCAACACGCTGCTGATCCTCTTGGGTATCTCGTTGTACATCCTGCCGGGCCTGTGGCTGATGGTGACCCTGGCGTTCAGCGAATACCTGCTGGTGCTCCGGGGCCTGGCGCCGTTGGCGGCGATGAAGGAAAGCCTGCGCATGAGCCGTGGCCAGTTCTGGCGGATCCTGTTGTGCATCATGGGCGTGATGGCCCCGCTGTGGCTGCTCAAGGGCGCCAGCGTCTCGGTGTACCCGCCGCCCCAGAACCCCTGGCTCGGCCTGTTGATCGACAGTGTTCACAGCTTCCTGCAACTGTTCACCAGCGTGGTGCTGTTCCGGATATTCATGCTGGTGGGGGAAAAACCCGAGCCATGA
- a CDS encoding endonuclease/exonuclease/phosphatase family protein, whose protein sequence is MTRLLRYTLLGLLSVLCLAALSIYGLTWRPHARETLPVSCTASATPLMPGQAIKVMTWNVQFLAGKRYVFWHDLAQGDDESPTLEDMAFSLDEVARVIRDEQPGIVLLQELDNGAKASDYQDQLKLLQERLADLYPCSTSAFDWKADFIPAPHIFGSVGRQLATLSRYRIDHAERVQLPVAETNFISRQFQPKNALLVSYMPLSDGSQLAVLNTHLERATQPDDTLPRQVTAVAKALDKFESRGMPWLIGGDFNLLPLGQYLRLPPEQRTPYSADSPLHLLWDKYPMIPTNNEASGIDRAHWLTHYPNDPGLNGPDRTVDYLFYSPRIKRVEAQVRQDDTLRISDHLPVIARFLLPTAP, encoded by the coding sequence ATGACCCGTCTCCTGCGTTACACCCTGTTGGGTCTGCTATCGGTCCTTTGCCTGGCCGCCCTGTCAATCTACGGCCTGACCTGGCGCCCACATGCCCGGGAAACGCTGCCGGTCAGTTGTACCGCCAGCGCCACACCGCTGATGCCCGGCCAGGCGATAAAAGTGATGACCTGGAACGTCCAGTTCCTGGCCGGCAAGCGCTACGTGTTCTGGCACGACCTGGCCCAGGGCGACGACGAAAGCCCGACCCTGGAAGACATGGCTTTCAGCCTCGACGAAGTGGCACGGGTCATCCGTGACGAGCAGCCCGGCATCGTCCTGCTGCAGGAACTGGACAACGGCGCCAAGGCCAGCGACTACCAGGACCAGCTCAAGTTGTTGCAGGAGCGGCTTGCCGACCTTTACCCCTGCAGCACCAGCGCCTTCGACTGGAAGGCCGACTTCATTCCCGCCCCCCATATCTTCGGCAGCGTCGGCCGACAACTGGCCACGCTGAGCCGCTACCGCATCGATCACGCCGAACGGGTGCAACTGCCGGTGGCCGAGACCAACTTCATCAGCCGCCAGTTCCAACCGAAGAATGCGCTGCTGGTGAGCTATATGCCGCTGAGCGATGGCAGCCAACTGGCCGTGCTCAACACGCATCTGGAGCGGGCCACGCAGCCGGACGACACCCTGCCCAGGCAGGTCACTGCCGTGGCCAAGGCCCTGGACAAGTTCGAATCGCGAGGCATGCCCTGGCTGATCGGCGGTGACTTCAACCTGCTGCCCCTGGGGCAGTACCTGCGCCTGCCGCCCGAACAGCGCACCCCCTACTCCGCCGACAGCCCGTTGCACCTGCTGTGGGACAAATACCCGATGATTCCCACCAACAACGAGGCCAGCGGCATCGACCGTGCACACTGGCTGACCCACTACCCGAACGACCCCGGCCTCAACGGCCCGGACCGCACCGTCGACTACCTGTTCTACAGCCCACGCATCAAACGGGTCGAGGCCCAGGTACGGCAGGACGACACCTTGCGCATCTCCGATCACCTGCCGGTGATCGCGCGGTTTCTGTTACCGACGGCGCCCTAG